A window of the Alnus glutinosa chromosome 4, dhAlnGlut1.1, whole genome shotgun sequence genome harbors these coding sequences:
- the LOC133867366 gene encoding uncharacterized protein LOC133867366 isoform X1, which translates to MAGISWWSAKAMSFKLSRKSEAASVLRTSISSKLPEFLSDYADDVLAEYITVLVCNAKSQYQARDDLDAFLGKRAADFVSWLWDFLLNHAPQSNAGSVALSDPLDVAAHPSMTKIEGGSKAGHESVQCSYDSNKKVVNHGSSWLPNEREKTPSSHLKSSPSENAHPTDPRHVSAANVTGTSLWARPTGEVSHSQHSGRPRGSVWDRLGKPCDDTPEGSKTVDMSGAGLMKQDEQVINQRPSVLPVPNGEHSRTVTGEVPGLGNNNLAESRKLDHVVVGTICEPPAVSNIRRKRHFGEISSGLGAGPVPLVGERNVGLPCKENSQEKSNFTKDSKTTTPNLASEVLDVKQRLHQIEMEMSKLRSRQVKMEKDGKPNLLLNSRTSKLPEEDSEPRTVLVTNVYFAAAKTKALSLFFAKCGAVVNVVALTDKSTAQQRGSAYVTFASKESVDKALELSGTQFFSRSIKVLRKAEVAGATLGPGRLAGSPCQAPLTRTNTTYKLNCPSSHLQWRRAATSDPSEPSVPSTVKVNAAPSSATQQQLPSSPASLGTREVNSLSGEHPAAS; encoded by the exons ATGGCTGGCATTTCGTGGTGGTCGGCGAAGGCTATGTCGTTCAAGTTAAGCCGGAAATCGGAAGCCGCTTCCGTTCTCAGAACTTCGATTTCCTCCAAGCTCCCCGAATTCCTCTCTGACTACGCCGACGACGTTCTCGCC GAATACATAACGGTGCTTGTTTGCAATGCGAAGAGTCAATATCAGGCAAGGGACGATTTGGACGCATTTCTTGGCAAGAGGGCTGCAGATTTCGTTTCCTG GTTATGGGATTTTCTCTTGAATCATGCTCCTCAATCCAATGCAGGCTCTGTTGCTTTATCAGATCCACTTGATGTCGCTGCTCATCCGTCCATg ACTAAAATCGAAGGGGGCTCCAAAGCTGGACATGAAAGCGTTCAGTGTAGCTATGATTCTAATAAGAAG GTTGTCAATCACGGTTCCAGTTGGTTACCTAACGAACGAGAAAAAACACCCTCTAGCCATTTAAAATCCTCCCCATCGG AAAATGCTCATCCCACCGATCCCAGACATGTTTCTGCCGCTAATGTAACTGGAACCAGCCTTTGGGCACGACCTACAGGTGAGGTATCCCACTCCCAACACAGTGGAAGGCCACGGGGTAGTGTTTGGGATAGACTGGGCAAACCATGTGATGACACACCTGAAGGGAGCAAGACTGTTGATATGAGTGGTGCTGGTCTTATGAAGCAAGATGAGCAAGTAATTAACCAGCGACCATCAGTGCTTCCTGTGCCAAATGGTGAACATAGTAGGACTGTGACAGGGGAAGTTCCTGGGCTTGGTAACAACAACCTTGCTGAGAGTAGAAAGTTGGATCATGTTGTTGTGGGTACAATTTGCGAACCTCCTGCCGTGAGTAACATTAGACGAAAGAGACACTTTGGTGAAATTAGTTCTGGCCTTGGTGCTGGTCCAGTTCCTTTGGTGGGTGAGAGAAATGTGGGTCTTCCATGCAAAGAAAATTCTCAGGAGAAATCAAACTTCACCAAGGATTCCAAAACTACTACTCCAAATCTGGCTTCA GAAGTTTTAGATGTGAAACAAAGATTGCATCAAATTGAGATGGAAATGTCTAAGCTGCGATCAAGACAGGTGAAGATGGAAAAAGATGGAAAGCCCAACTTATTGTTGAATTCTC GTACGTCGAAGCTTCCGGAAGAAGATAGTGAACCAAGAACTGTACTTGTGACAAAT GTATATTTTGCAGCAGCCAAAACAAAAGCGTTATCATTGTTCTTTGCCAAATGTGGGGCAGTTGTCAATGTGGTGGCTTTGACTGACAAATCAACTGCACAACAAAGAGG GTCTGCTTATGTTACTTTTGCTAGTAAGGAGTCTGTTGACAAAGCATTGGAATTGAGTGgaactcaatttttttcaagGTCCATAAAG GTGCTAAGGAAGGCAGAAGTAGCTGGTGCAACATTAGGACCAGGCCGGCTTGCTGGGAGTCCATGCCAAGCACCTTTAACTCGCACCAATACAACCTACAAACTAAATTGCCCAAGCTCTCATCTACAATGGCGAAGGGCGGCCACCTCTGATCCATCAGAACCATCAGTTCCATCAACTGTTAAAGTGAATGCAGCTCCATCTTCTGCCACCCAACAACAGCTTCCTAGTTCACCTGCGTCACTTGGAACCAGGGAAGTGAATTCTTTGTCTGGAGAGCACCCTGCAGCTTCCTAA
- the LOC133867366 gene encoding uncharacterized protein LOC133867366 isoform X2: MRRVNIRQGTIWTHFLARGLQISFPGSVALSDPLDVAAHPSMTKIEGGSKAGHESVQCSYDSNKKVVNHGSSWLPNEREKTPSSHLKSSPSENAHPTDPRHVSAANVTGTSLWARPTGEVSHSQHSGRPRGSVWDRLGKPCDDTPEGSKTVDMSGAGLMKQDEQVINQRPSVLPVPNGEHSRTVTGEVPGLGNNNLAESRKLDHVVVGTICEPPAVSNIRRKRHFGEISSGLGAGPVPLVGERNVGLPCKENSQEKSNFTKDSKTTTPNLASEVLDVKQRLHQIEMEMSKLRSRQVKMEKDGKPNLLLNSRTSKLPEEDSEPRTVLVTNVYFAAAKTKALSLFFAKCGAVVNVVALTDKSTAQQRGSAYVTFASKESVDKALELSGTQFFSRSIKVLRKAEVAGATLGPGRLAGSPCQAPLTRTNTTYKLNCPSSHLQWRRAATSDPSEPSVPSTVKVNAAPSSATQQQLPSSPASLGTREVNSLSGEHPAAS, translated from the exons ATGCGAAGAGTCAATATCAGGCAAGGGACGATTTGGACGCATTTCTTGGCAAGAGGGCTGCAGATTTCGTTTCCTG GCTCTGTTGCTTTATCAGATCCACTTGATGTCGCTGCTCATCCGTCCATg ACTAAAATCGAAGGGGGCTCCAAAGCTGGACATGAAAGCGTTCAGTGTAGCTATGATTCTAATAAGAAG GTTGTCAATCACGGTTCCAGTTGGTTACCTAACGAACGAGAAAAAACACCCTCTAGCCATTTAAAATCCTCCCCATCGG AAAATGCTCATCCCACCGATCCCAGACATGTTTCTGCCGCTAATGTAACTGGAACCAGCCTTTGGGCACGACCTACAGGTGAGGTATCCCACTCCCAACACAGTGGAAGGCCACGGGGTAGTGTTTGGGATAGACTGGGCAAACCATGTGATGACACACCTGAAGGGAGCAAGACTGTTGATATGAGTGGTGCTGGTCTTATGAAGCAAGATGAGCAAGTAATTAACCAGCGACCATCAGTGCTTCCTGTGCCAAATGGTGAACATAGTAGGACTGTGACAGGGGAAGTTCCTGGGCTTGGTAACAACAACCTTGCTGAGAGTAGAAAGTTGGATCATGTTGTTGTGGGTACAATTTGCGAACCTCCTGCCGTGAGTAACATTAGACGAAAGAGACACTTTGGTGAAATTAGTTCTGGCCTTGGTGCTGGTCCAGTTCCTTTGGTGGGTGAGAGAAATGTGGGTCTTCCATGCAAAGAAAATTCTCAGGAGAAATCAAACTTCACCAAGGATTCCAAAACTACTACTCCAAATCTGGCTTCA GAAGTTTTAGATGTGAAACAAAGATTGCATCAAATTGAGATGGAAATGTCTAAGCTGCGATCAAGACAGGTGAAGATGGAAAAAGATGGAAAGCCCAACTTATTGTTGAATTCTC GTACGTCGAAGCTTCCGGAAGAAGATAGTGAACCAAGAACTGTACTTGTGACAAAT GTATATTTTGCAGCAGCCAAAACAAAAGCGTTATCATTGTTCTTTGCCAAATGTGGGGCAGTTGTCAATGTGGTGGCTTTGACTGACAAATCAACTGCACAACAAAGAGG GTCTGCTTATGTTACTTTTGCTAGTAAGGAGTCTGTTGACAAAGCATTGGAATTGAGTGgaactcaatttttttcaagGTCCATAAAG GTGCTAAGGAAGGCAGAAGTAGCTGGTGCAACATTAGGACCAGGCCGGCTTGCTGGGAGTCCATGCCAAGCACCTTTAACTCGCACCAATACAACCTACAAACTAAATTGCCCAAGCTCTCATCTACAATGGCGAAGGGCGGCCACCTCTGATCCATCAGAACCATCAGTTCCATCAACTGTTAAAGTGAATGCAGCTCCATCTTCTGCCACCCAACAACAGCTTCCTAGTTCACCTGCGTCACTTGGAACCAGGGAAGTGAATTCTTTGTCTGGAGAGCACCCTGCAGCTTCCTAA
- the LOC133865887 gene encoding leucine-rich repeat receptor protein kinase HPCA1 encodes MGGIQYLLLLFLAFRMHVINSLTDSHDAAVLQSLKSSWEHTPPSWRNSNDPCGAPWEGVMCNDSRVTALGLSTMGLKGQLTGDIGDLTELRSLDLSFNQGLTGSLSPRLGDLQNLNILILAGCRFSGDIPDELGNLAKLSFLALNSNNFTGKIPPSLGKLSKVYWLDLADNQLTGPIPISTSTTPGLDLLLKAKHFHFNKNQLSGPIPAKLFSSEMVLIHVLFDSNQLSGSIPSTLGLVQTLEVLRLDRNALTGKVPSNLNNLTHINELNLAYNKLSGPFPDLSQMDALNYLDLSMNSFDPSEAPAWFTTLPSLTTLIMEYGSLRGHVPQKIFSFPRIQQVKLRDNAFNDTLDMATNISPQLQLVDLQNNKISSVTIGSGYTKTLILIGNPVCSANLSNTNYCQVQQQTAKPYSTSLANCESKFCPLDQKLSPQSCECAYPYEGTLYFRGPRFRELSNDTMFHSLEMSLWVKLGLTPGSVSLQNPFFNVNDYLQVQLALFPATGKYFNRSEIQRIGFDMSNQTYKPPIEFGPYYFIASPYVFEASDRGTSFSTPVIVGIAIGCAILVLVLLGLGVYAVKQKKRAEKAIGLSKPFASWAPSGKDSGGAPQLKGARWFSYDELKKCTNNFSDNNVIGSGGYGKVYRGILSDGLVLAIKRAQHESMQGGLEFKTEIELLSRVHHKNLVGLVGFCFEQGEQMLVYEYIPNGTLRESLAGRSNIHLDWKRRLRIALGSARGLAYLHELANPPIIHRDVKSTNILLDENLTAKVADFGLSKLVSDTSKGHVSTQVKGTLGYLDPEYYLTQQLTEKSDVYSFGVVILELVTAKQPIEKGKYIVREVRMALDKSDEEYYGLKDMVDSSIRNTSNLIGFGSFLELAMQCLEDTAADRPTMSEVVKAVETILQNDGLATDSTTSASSSATDFGASKAALKHPYNESLPKKDVTDSDAFDYSGGYTISAKVEPKIPTATYKRLSQQPNGE; translated from the exons ATGGGAGGCATTCAGTACTTGCTTCTGCTCTTTCTCGCTTTCAGAATGCACGTCATTAACTCACTTACAGATTCTCATGATG CCGCTGTACTCCAATCCCTGAAGAGCTCGTGGGAACACACACCACCAAGCTGGCGAAATTCAAATGATCCTTGTGGAGCACCCTGGGAAGGAGTTATGTGCAACGATTCTCGGGTGACTGCATT GGGATTGTCAACCATGGGCCTAAAAGGGCAACTCACTGGTGACATTGGAGATCTCACTGAATTGAGATCCTT GGACCTGTCATTTAACCAAGGCCTCACAGGTTCCCTGTCTCCGCGGCTGGGGGATCTACAAAATTTAAACATCTT AATCCTAGCTGGCTGCCGCTTCAGTGGTGATATTCCAGATGAGTTGGGCAACCTTGCAAAGCTGTCCTTCCT GGCTCTCAATTCAAACAACTTTACCGGTAAAATACCTCCATCTTTGGGTAAACTCTCCAAAGTCTACTGGCTGGACCTGGCAGATAATCAGTTGACAGGACCCATCCCAATATCAACCTCCACTACCCCAGGCTTGGACCTCCTTCTGAAGGCTAAACACTT CCATTTCAACAAGAACCAGCTTTCTGGTCCCATTCCGGCCAAGCTTTTCAGCTCTGAGATGGTACTGATACACGT ATTATTTGATAGCAACCAACTTTCTGGAAGTATCCCATCAACATTGGGACTTGTACAGACTCTTGAGGTTCT TCGGCTTGATAGAAATGCTCTGACAGGAAAGGTCCCATCAAATCTCAACAACCTTACACACATCAATGAATT GAATTTAGCCTACAATAAACTGAGTGGCCCTTTTCCAGACTTATCTCAAATGGACGCCCTCAATTACCT GGACCTTAGTATGAACTCCTTTGACCCATCCGAAGCTCCAGCTTGGTTCACAACCTTACCATCACTCACCACTCT GATTATGGAATATGGATCACTTCGAGGGCATGTCCCACAAAAAATCTTCAGCTTTCCACGTATACAGCAAGT GAAATTGAGGGACAATGCATTTAATGACACATTGGACATGGCTACAAATATCAGCCCACAATTGCAGCTTGTTGATTTGCAAAACAACAAGATATCCTCAGTGACGATTGGCTCTGGTTACACAAAGACATTGAT ATTGATAGGAAATCCAGTGTGTTCCGCTAATCTCTCGAACACCAACTACTGCCAGGTTCAGCAACAAACTGCAAAGCCCTATTCTACCAGCCTTGCTAATTGTGAAAGCAAATTTTGTCCACTTGATCAGAAGCTCAGCCCTCAGAGTTGTGAATGTGCTTATCCATATGAAGGAACATTATACTTCAGAGGACCCCGTTTCAGGGAATTGTCCAATGACACTATGTTTCATTCACTTGAAATGAGCTTGTGGGTGAAACTGGGCCTCACTCCTGGTTCTGTTTCTCTTCAAAACCCCTTCTTCAATGTTAATGACTATCTTCAAGTGCAGCTGGCACTCTTTCCAGCAAcaggaaaatattttaataggTCAGAGATTCAGAGAATTGGGTTTGATATGAGTAATCAAACTTACAAGCCGCCTATAGAGTTTGGACCCTATTATTTTATCGCATCTCCTTATGTTTTCGAAG CCTCAGATAGAGGAACTTCCTTTAGCACTCCTGTGATTGTTGGGATAGCAATTGGCTGTGCCATTTTGGTTCTGGTCCTCCTGGGGCTAGGGGTATATGCCGTTAAGCAAAAGAAACGTGCAGAAAAAGCCATTGGATTAAGTAAACCATTCG CTTCCTGGGCACCAAGTGGCAAAGACAGTGGAGGTGCACCACAATTAAAGGGAGCAAGATGGTTCTCTTATGATGAACTCAAAAAGTGCACCAATAATTTCTCTGACAATAATGTGATAGGCTCTGGAGGGTATGGCAAG GTTTATAGAGGGATACTCTCTGATGGACTGGTTTTGGCAATCAAAAGAGCTCAGCATGAATCAATGCAGGGTGGACTTGAGTTCAAGACTGAAATCGAGTTGCTTTCGCGAGTTCATCACAAGAACCTTGTTGGCCttgtgggtttttgttttgaacaagGAGAACAGATGCTAGTCTATGAATATATACCAAATGGAACGCTTAGGGAGAGCCTGGCAG GGAGATCTAACATTCATCTCGATTGGAAGAGAAGACTCCGGATTGCACTTGGCTCAGCTAGAGGACTAGCTTACCTACATGAGCTTGCTAATCCTCCCATTATCCACAGAGATGTTAAGTCCACCAATATTCTGTTGGATGAAAATTTAACAGCAAAGGTTGCAGATTTTGGCTTGTCTAAACTGGTATCGGACACTTCCAAAGGGCATGTTTCAACTCAAGTTAAAGGCACACTG GGTTACTTGGATCCAGAATATTACCTGACTCAGCAATTGACTGAGAAGAGTGATGTGTACAGCTTTGGAGTGGTAATACTTGAATTGGTAACAGCAAAGCAACCGATCGAGAAGGGAAAGTACATCGTCCGTGAGGTGCGAATGGCGTTGGATAAGAGTGATGAAGAATACTACGGCTTGAAGGACATGGTGGATTCATCCATCAGAAACACCTCTAATCTTATAGGTTTTGGAAGCTTCTTGGAGCTGGCCATGCAATGCCTCGAAGACACAGCTGCAGACCGTCCAACAATGAGTGAAGTGGTGAAGGCAGTTGAGACTATCCTACAGAACGACGGCTTGGCTACAGACTCTACCACCTCTGCATCCTCCTCTGCCACCGACTTTGGAGCTTCCAAGGCTGCTCTTAAGCATCCTTACAATGAATCTTTGCCAAAAAAGGATGTTACTGACAGCGATGCCTTCGATTACAGTGGCGGATACACGATTTCGGCAAAAGTCGAACCAAA gATCCCTACAGCAacatataaaagactttctcagcaaccaaacggaGAGTGA